ACGGAGCTTGTCGCGCATGAACCCGAAGTAGGACGGGTAGTTGTGGACACCGATGTGCTCGGTGAGCCCGATGGACGACACCGCGTCGAAGCCGCTCTCGGCGACGTCGCGGTAGTCGCTGTGCCGGACCTCGGCGAACTCGCCGAGCCCTTCGTCGGCGATCGCCTTCTGGGCCCACTGCGCCTGCTCGGCGGACAGCGTCGCCCCGATCGCGTGGACACCCCGACGCGCGGCATAGCGGACCATTCCGCCCCAGCCGCAACCGATGTCGAGGAGGCGGTCGCCGGGCTTGAGGCGGAGCTTCTCGAAGATGAGGCGGTACTTGTTCTCCTGCGCGGCTTCCAGCGATGCGTCGCGTTCCGGGTAGACGGCGCAGGTGTACGTCATCGACGGTCCGAGCACCCACTCGTAGAACGTGTTCGAGACGTCGTAGTGGTAGTGGATGACCTCGGCATCACGAGACTTGCTGTGCCGCAGTCCTTCCGCAAATCGACGCCAGCGCGGCACGGCCTCCTGCGGCGGCGGTGCGATCGGCTTGAAGTGATCGATGCCCAGCGACCGCGCGATGTGGGCGAGCGACAGGGGGGAGGGGCGGTGGAACTGCAGGTTGCTGGCCAGTGCCTTCAGCGCGGGGTACGGATCACCGGGGTGCGCGCCGATGAGTTCGAGATCGCCTGCGATGTAGGCGCGCGCGAGTCCGAGATCGCCGGGTGCGGTCACCAGATACGTCGTACCGCGCGGGGTCTTCAGATCGAGGCCGTACTGGGCGTCGACGGGTCCGGCGCTGCTGCCGTCGTAGGCGGTGATCCGGATCGACAGGTTTCCGCCGAGGAGTGTTTCGAAGATCTCGGCGAGGGTCATCTTGCCGGCGTGCGAGTCCACACTCGACGCCGAACTCTCCTTGAACGTGGTCATTGGCGTTTCACCGCTTTCGAGTAGAGGTCCAGCAGACGACCCCGCGGGTCGTACCGCTTCTTGAGGAGCCGATAACTCTCTCCGCCGTAGAGTTCGTCGAACTCCTCCGGCGTGTAGAAACTCTCTGAATACAGCGACTTGTGGCCGTCGAGTTCGGCGACCTTGCGTTCGATGATCTTGTTGGTGTGCCCGGGATCGCCCGGGGTGACCGGCACGGCCGACCAGAAGCCGACGTTGACGTACGTGCGTTGCGGGGCAAGGGGATACAGCGGCCAGGGGCGTACCGGATCGGCGCCGGGGAGGGCGGGCTCGCGAAGCCGGAGGGGGCACAGCCAGATCGGTTCGATGGGAATCTCGGAGAGGAACCACTCGACGTAGTCGGCGGTCCGGTCAATGGGAACCTCGATGTCCTGCACGACGCGTTCACCCGCCGGTAGTCCCTTGCGGGCGTTCAGCCGGTCGCCGATGTCGAACCGCTGGTCGAGCCCGATCAGCTGCCAGTAGAAACTGCTGCGGAGGTACCGCTTCGGCCACCAGCGCCGGATTCGCGGGTTCTGTGCGCCGAAGGCGCGCGAGCACCAGAACCAGTCGGTGTCCCAGCGCCAGAGATAATCGTGGATCGTCAACCGGTCGGTCGTCTTCTGTTGGATGGACCGATAGAAGATGTCCATCCCGGTGTAATCGCTGACCGGTCCGTCCTCGTCGGTCTGCCGGCCCAGCGTCAGATAGGACTCGTTGGCGGAGAACACGACTCCGTCGAGGTAGTCGACCGGTTCGCCGTCGTGCGACTTCGTGGTGACGATCGTGTCCATCGCCGACTGGAGGTCGACGATGCTCGTGAACCGAATATGGCGCAGCGCGACATACGGCTTCACCGGCTCCAGTTCGATGCGTAACCGCACCGAATAGCCGAGCGTGCCATAGGAATTAGGGAAACCGAAGAAGAGGTCGGCGTGTTCGTTGGTCGGCGTCGCGGTCAGGATCTCGCCGTCGCCGGTGAGGATGTCGATCTCGAGAACAGACTCATGGGGCAGTCCGGAGCGGAAGGACGTGCTCTCGATGCCGAGTCCGGTGACCGCGCCGCCGAGGGTGATCGTCTTGAGCTGTGGGACGACCAGCGGTGCGAGACCGTACGGCAGAGTGGCCGCGACGAGGTTCTCGTAGGTGCACATGCCGGCGACGTCGGCGGTGCGCGCCTCGGGATTCACCGAGATGACCCGATCGAGTCCGGAGACGTCCAGTCCCGGATGCGGATTGGCGGCGCGCTTACGAAAGAGGTTGGACGTCTTCTTCGCAAGACGCACGGTTGCCTGCGGCGGGATGGCACGATAGCTGGCCAGGAGGTCGGCAACCCCCTGGTCGAATGCCGCTCCCCCCATCTCGAGCCCGTTGGTCACCCGGTTAGCCTAGGACTTGATCAGTTCGCCCGCCAATCGTTTCGTAACTGAGGAGTGTCCAATCGTGGGTCAGGTTTCCGCATCGCAGTCGCTCGACATCGCCGCCGCCCCGGACGCCGTGGTCGGAGCTCTCGCCGACTATGAGGTCGTGCGGCCGGCCATCCTCCCGGAGCAGTACCGCGACTACAAGGTGATCAGCGGCGGCAAGGGCGACGGCACCGTCGTGCACTGGATTCTGCAGGCGACGTCGAAGCGGCAGCGCGACGTGCAGGCGACCGTCAGCGTCACCCCGGACACCGTCACCGAGCGCGACGCCAACTCGACGATGGTGACCACCTACTCCGTCGCGGCATCGGGCAGCGGTTCGCGCGTCACGACCACTACCACGTGGCAGGGGGCCGGCGGCATCGGTGGGTTCTTCGAGAAGACATTTGCGCCGAAGGGTCTCAACCGGATTCAGGCCGAGGTCCTCGGCAACCTGAAGAAGCGCCTCGAGAGCTGACGGCTCGGCATCTCCGACCGCGGCGCTCGATGACCTGCTCACCCGACAGCGTGCGATGACCGGCGCGGGATCGACCGATCCCGTCCGGCGCCGCCGTGGCCGGGCAAGGCCGTCGCCCTTGCCCATGCGCGACGGCGTCGACGCCACGCGCGTGGTGTTGCGTTCGGGGCCGGAGCTGACCGTCGGTCAGGCGCTGCTGGCCGCGCCCGTGCTGGCGGGGCTGACCGCCGACGATCTGGGTCGACGCGCCGCCGCGGGCGAGATCGTCGATGCCGACGGCCGACCCGCGGATCTGGCCGCGCCGTCGAGCCGCAATGTCTCGCTGTACCTCTACCGCGACCTCGACGACGAGATCGCGGTACCGTTCGACCTGCCGGTGATCCACCGTGACGAGAACATCGTCGTGGTGGACAAACCGCACTTCCTCGCCACGATGCCGCGGGGCCGTCACGTGACCGAGACCGCGCTGGTGCGGCTGCGTCGAGAACTGGGCTCCGACACCGTCTCGCCGGCGCACCGTCTGGACCGCCTCACCGCCGGGGTGCTGCTGTTCACGCTGCGGCCCGAGGTGCGCGCGGCCTACCAGGATCTGTTCGCGTCCCGGACCGCCCGCAAGGAGTACCTCGCGCTCGCCCCGGCCGACGAGGCGCTGGCGTCGACCGTGACCGTGCGGGACCGGATCGAGAAGACGGCGGGCGACCTGCGCGCCCTCGTGGTGGACGGGCCGGTCAACGCCGTCAGCGACATCACGCTGACCGAGGTCCTCGGCGGCCTCGGCGTCTACCGACTGGTGCCGCACACCGGCCGCACTCATCAGCTCCGGTTGCACATGGCGTCGCTCGGGGTGCCCATCGTCGACGACCCGCTCTACCCCGATGTGCGGCCGGGGCTCGCCGCTCTTCCCGATCACGGGGACTTCACCCGTCCGCTGCGGCTGGTGGCCCGGGCGCTGGAGTTCACCGACCCGCTGACCGGCGAGGAGCGCCGCTTCGAGAGTCGGCGACCGGTATCGGGGTAGGGGTCCACGATCTACCCTGGCGCCATGACCATCCGCGCGTCCTACGAACGGCATCCCGACCTGGGCTGCGAGGCCGTGGTCTTCATCGACGACGAGTCGCTGGCCTGTTTCCAGATCCAGCGCGATCTGGTCGGCGGGCCGCGCGCCGACGAATACTGCGTCACCACGGGAGCCAGTGCGCCCGTCTACGGCGGGATCACGCAGTGGCGTCGCATCGACGACCGATTCGAGTTCGCGCTCACCGCGCGCGCCGGTCGGCTGTTCGGCGACGAGGTCCTGTCCTTCGAGGTGGCCGCCGTCGAGGAGTCGACCGTCGACGACATCGCCGCGCATGTCGATCGGTTGCTGCGCTGACGCTGCGACTACCCTGGGCCGGGTGACGCAACCATTCGATCCCAGCGCGTTGTTCGGCGGCGGTCAGGGCGGGGAGAACCCGATGGCCGGACTGCTGGCCCAGGCGCAGCAGATGCAGGAGAAGCTCCTGTCGGCGCAGAACGAGATCGCGGCGGCGGAGGTGGTCGGCAGTGCGGGCAACGGGCTCGTCACCGTGACCGGCAACGGCACCGGTGAGGTGACCGCCGTGTCGATCGACCCTAAGGTCGTCGATCCTGACGACGTGGAGACCCTGCAGGACCTGTTGCTCGGTGCGTTGGCCGACCTGTCGGAGAAGCGCGAACAGCTCGCCAGCGAGAAGATGGGCCCGCTCGCCGGTGGTCTCGGCGGCGGCCTCCCCGGATTGGGCGGCTGAGTACGCCCACCCCGCGTACGACGCCGAACGACGAGTAGGAATCCCGGACACCGTGGACGCAGATCAGCATGTATGAGGGACCGATCCAGGACCTGATCGACGAGCTGGCCAAACAGCCGGGCCTCGGTCCGAAGGGCGCCCAGCGCATCGCGTTCCACCTGCTGGCCGGGGAGAAGTCCGACATCGATCGCCTCGTCGCCGCGCTGGGACGGGTCCGCGACGACGTCGTCTTCTGCGCGGAGTGCGGGAACGTCTCGGCCAATCGGCTGTGCCGGATCTGTTCGGACGCCCGCCGCGACGCCAGCAAGATCTGTGTCGTCGAGGAGCCGAAAGACGTGCACGCGATCGAACGGACCAAGGAGTTCACCGGGCGCTACCACGTACTCGGTGGTGCTCTCGACCCGTTGTCCGGGATAGGCCCGGACCAGTTGCGTATCCGTGAACTGCTGCGTCGGCTGGCCAATCAGGAAGACGGCGTCGACGTCTCCGAGGTGATTGTCGCGACCGACCCGAACACCGAGGGCGAGGCGACCGCGACCTACCTCCAGCGCATGCTGAAGGACTTTCCCGGCCTGTCGGTCACCCGGCTCGCGTCGGGGCTGCCGATGGGCGGCGACCTCGAGTTCGCCGACGAACTCACCTTGGGTCGTGCACTGTCGGGTCGTCGCATCCTGGCGTGAGGTCGGTGGCCGTCGTACCCGGCAAACCGGACGGCTAGGGTCATGTGGTGATCTCGCGTACTGGGTGGCGTCGTCGTGTCCGGGGTGTTGCAGCAGGCCTGACGGTGGTGGTCGCGGGCGGCCTGGTGGGTGCCGTACAAGGCGTGCAGCCGCCCGAAGCATCCGCTGCGCCGGCGCTCGATTGGCAGGCATGCCCCGCGGTGCACGGCGTACCGGCGACGGTCCGGTGCGCGACGGTCGAAGTTCCGCTCGACCACTCCGAGCCGAACGGCGAGACCATCGAGATCGGCGTGAGCCGTATGCAGGCGCGCGACCAATCCCGGCGTCGCGGTGTCGTGATGGGCAACCCGGGCGGCCCGGGCGGCGACGGCATCGCGATGTTCAGTCAGCTGCGCCCGCCGGCGGCCATGCTCGACGAATGGGATCTGGTGGCCGTGCAGCCGCGTGGTCTGGTGTCGGGCACACCGCTGCGCTGCGATCCGATCACCGGCGACGAGCCCGAACTGATGACGGCGCTGGGCAAGCTGAATCGCGATCGCTGCGAGGCGCGTACGCCGGGCCTCGGGGCGACGCTCACCACCGAGAACACCGCCCGCGACATGGAGGTCGTCCGGCGGCTGCTCGGCGAACCGAAGGTCAGCCTCTACGGCATCTCGTACGGCACCCTGCTGATGTCGACGTACGCGACACTGTTCCCGCAGCGCGTCGACCGGATGGTCCTCGACTCCGGCTTCGACCCGAGCGTGGTGTGGAACAGCCTTCTCTCCGTGCAGACACCCGGCTACAAGGCGCGGGTGCACGAGATGATGGCGTGGATCGCGCGCCACGACCGGATCTATCATCTCGGCACGACGCCACTCGCCGTGTACCGGAAGTGGAGCGACCGGGTCAGTGCCGAGGCCGGTGTGCCGCCATCGCTGCTGGCACCTCCCGCGCAGGTCGGGGACGTGCCGCCAGGCCTGCGGGCGGTCGCGCAGCAGTACATCGCGGGAACCGATCTGACCGCCGACGCGCGTGCCAGGTTCGAGAACCTGGTGTTCACCTTGCTCCGGCCCGGGTCGCTCCAGCTGACGTCGCAGCTACTGGTGCTCACCCGCGCGCTCGCGCCTGATCGCAACTCCTGGCCGACAGTGGCGCTGATGACCGCGAACCCCGGCCGGAAGCTGCCCACCCCGGGCCCCGCCGCGATCGAGGCCGCCCAGGTCTCGCAGGACATGCAGGCCGCGGTGCTGTGCAACGAGAACCAGGTCCCCGCCCAACCGTCGCTCGGCTTCCAGGCGTTCGTCGCGAACTACGTGACCGGGGATCCTTTCGAAGCGCCAGGTCTCGCCTACGAGTCCGGCCTCGCGTGTGCCGGAGCGCCGGCGCTCGCGCGGCCGGTCGAGATCCG
The genomic region above belongs to Gordonia hongkongensis and contains:
- the recR gene encoding recombination mediator RecR, whose translation is MYEGPIQDLIDELAKQPGLGPKGAQRIAFHLLAGEKSDIDRLVAALGRVRDDVVFCAECGNVSANRLCRICSDARRDASKICVVEEPKDVHAIERTKEFTGRYHVLGGALDPLSGIGPDQLRIRELLRRLANQEDGVDVSEVIVATDPNTEGEATATYLQRMLKDFPGLSVTRLASGLPMGGDLEFADELTLGRALSGRRILA
- a CDS encoding pseudouridine synthase, which translates into the protein MRDGVDATRVVLRSGPELTVGQALLAAPVLAGLTADDLGRRAAAGEIVDADGRPADLAAPSSRNVSLYLYRDLDDEIAVPFDLPVIHRDENIVVVDKPHFLATMPRGRHVTETALVRLRRELGSDTVSPAHRLDRLTAGVLLFTLRPEVRAAYQDLFASRTARKEYLALAPADEALASTVTVRDRIEKTAGDLRALVVDGPVNAVSDITLTEVLGGLGVYRLVPHTGRTHQLRLHMASLGVPIVDDPLYPDVRPGLAALPDHGDFTRPLRLVARALEFTDPLTGEERRFESRRPVSG
- a CDS encoding FAD-binding oxidoreductase; the protein is MGGAAFDQGVADLLASYRAIPPQATVRLAKKTSNLFRKRAANPHPGLDVSGLDRVISVNPEARTADVAGMCTYENLVAATLPYGLAPLVVPQLKTITLGGAVTGLGIESTSFRSGLPHESVLEIDILTGDGEILTATPTNEHADLFFGFPNSYGTLGYSVRLRIELEPVKPYVALRHIRFTSIVDLQSAMDTIVTTKSHDGEPVDYLDGVVFSANESYLTLGRQTDEDGPVSDYTGMDIFYRSIQQKTTDRLTIHDYLWRWDTDWFWCSRAFGAQNPRIRRWWPKRYLRSSFYWQLIGLDQRFDIGDRLNARKGLPAGERVVQDIEVPIDRTADYVEWFLSEIPIEPIWLCPLRLREPALPGADPVRPWPLYPLAPQRTYVNVGFWSAVPVTPGDPGHTNKIIERKVAELDGHKSLYSESFYTPEEFDELYGGESYRLLKKRYDPRGRLLDLYSKAVKRQ
- a CDS encoding alpha/beta fold hydrolase, which translates into the protein MVISRTGWRRRVRGVAAGLTVVVAGGLVGAVQGVQPPEASAAPALDWQACPAVHGVPATVRCATVEVPLDHSEPNGETIEIGVSRMQARDQSRRRGVVMGNPGGPGGDGIAMFSQLRPPAAMLDEWDLVAVQPRGLVSGTPLRCDPITGDEPELMTALGKLNRDRCEARTPGLGATLTTENTARDMEVVRRLLGEPKVSLYGISYGTLLMSTYATLFPQRVDRMVLDSGFDPSVVWNSLLSVQTPGYKARVHEMMAWIARHDRIYHLGTTPLAVYRKWSDRVSAEAGVPPSLLAPPAQVGDVPPGLRAVAQQYIAGTDLTADARARFENLVFTLLRPGSLQLTSQLLVLTRALAPDRNSWPTVALMTANPGRKLPTPGPAAIEAAQVSQDMQAAVLCNENQVPAQPSLGFQAFVANYVTGDPFEAPGLAYESGLACAGAPALARPVEIRNRGLAVAPLQIQSVGDPQTPYRGSLKMRELMRSHLITVGGGDHAQLGRANKPLDDAIVEYLRDGRTSVQRVPEAPITAPLTRLPSAFASGAAGR
- a CDS encoding YbaB/EbfC family nucleoid-associated protein: MSIGCCADAATTLGRVTQPFDPSALFGGGQGGENPMAGLLAQAQQMQEKLLSAQNEIAAAEVVGSAGNGLVTVTGNGTGEVTAVSIDPKVVDPDDVETLQDLLLGALADLSEKREQLASEKMGPLAGGLGGGLPGLGG
- a CDS encoding class I SAM-dependent methyltransferase is translated as MTTFKESSASSVDSHAGKMTLAEIFETLLGGNLSIRITAYDGSSAGPVDAQYGLDLKTPRGTTYLVTAPGDLGLARAYIAGDLELIGAHPGDPYPALKALASNLQFHRPSPLSLAHIARSLGIDHFKPIAPPPQEAVPRWRRFAEGLRHSKSRDAEVIHYHYDVSNTFYEWVLGPSMTYTCAVYPERDASLEAAQENKYRLIFEKLRLKPGDRLLDIGCGWGGMVRYAARRGVHAIGATLSAEQAQWAQKAIADEGLGEFAEVRHSDYRDVAESGFDAVSSIGLTEHIGVHNYPSYFGFMRDKLRPGGMLLNHCITRPDNASRSKAGSFIDRYVFPDGELTGSGKIISKLQDIGGMEVIHEENFREHYAMTLRDWNINLVEHWDEAVAEVGEGTARLWGLYMAGCRIGFDRNIIQLHHVLATKLDEDGGHQVPLRPWWDA
- a CDS encoding SRPBCC family protein — protein: MGQVSASQSLDIAAAPDAVVGALADYEVVRPAILPEQYRDYKVISGGKGDGTVVHWILQATSKRQRDVQATVSVTPDTVTERDANSTMVTTYSVAASGSGSRVTTTTTWQGAGGIGGFFEKTFAPKGLNRIQAEVLGNLKKRLES